A genomic segment from Oncorhynchus clarkii lewisi isolate Uvic-CL-2024 chromosome 12, UVic_Ocla_1.0, whole genome shotgun sequence encodes:
- the LOC139421126 gene encoding glycylpeptide N-tetradecanoyltransferase 1-like isoform X1 has product MADENETAPKPEKEEVEEDHGHCSDCENEEHHFDDGDKVQGDDSGAKKKKNKKKKKKSGANKEPAEEDPLGKSFSLSTQVNSLPADKLQEIQKAIELFSVGQGPAKTMEEASRRSYQFWDTQPVPKLGEMVTSHGSIEPDKDNIREEPYSLPPGFTWDALDLGNAAVLKELYTLLNENYVEDDDNMFRFDYSPEFLLWALRPPGWLPQWHCGVRVNSNQKLVGFISAIPANIRIYDQDKKMVEINFLCVHKKLRSKRVAPVLIREITRRVNLKGIFQAVYTAGVVLPKPVGTCRYWHRSLNPRKLIEVKFSHLSRNMTMQRTMKLYRLNESPKTSGLRPMTRKDVPAVHRLLLEYLSQFHLAPVMSPEEVEHWLLPQESIIDTYLVVSSGGKVTDFLSFYTLPSTIMNHPVHRSLKAAYSFYNVHTTTTLLDLMSDALILAKSKGFDVFNALDLMENKTFLEKLKFGIGDGNLQYYLYNWKCPSMGSEKVGLVLQ; this is encoded by the exons ATGGCGGATGAGAATGAGACAGCACCGAAGCCGGAGAAAGAAGAGGTAGAAGAAGACCATGGACATTGCAGTGATTGCGAAAATGAAGAGCATCACTTTGATGATGG TGACAAGGTCCAGGGAGATGACAGTGGTgccaagaagaagaaaaacaaaaagaagaagaagaagtctgGGGCAAATAAAGAACCTGCAGAGGAGGATCCGCTAGGCAAG tctttctctctctctacacaggtGAACTCGCTGCCTGCTGATAAGCTGCAGGAGATCCAAAAGGCAATTGAACTTTTCTCTGTAGGCCAGGGCCCTGCCAAAACCATGGAGGAGGCAAGCCGACGCAGCTACCAGTTCTGGGACACACAACCCGTCCCCAAGCTAG GGGAGATGGTGACATCACATGGTTCCATCGAGCCTGACAAAGACAACATCCGGGAGGAGCCCTACAGCCTTCCTCCAGGCTTCACGTGGGACGCCTTGGACCTGGGCAACGCCGCTGTG CTGAAGGAGCTGTACACTCTGCTCAATGAGAACTACGTGGAGGATGATGACAACATGTTCCGCTTCGACTACTCCCCAGAGTTCCTGCTCTG ggCTCTGCGCCCCCCCGGCTGGCTGCCCCAGTGGCACTGTGGGGTGAGGGTAAACTCCAACCAGAAGCTGGTGGGCTTCATCAGTGCCATCCCTGCCAACATCCGCATCTATGACCA AGATAAGAAGATGGTGGAGATCAACTTCCTGTGCGTCCACAAGAAGCTGCGCTCCAAGCGGGTAGCGCCAGTCCTGATCCGAGAGATCACCAGACGGGTCAACCTGAAGGGCATCTTCCAGGCTGTCTACACCGCTGGTGTGGTACTGCCCAAACCTGTGGGCACCTGCAG GTACTGGCATCGCTCTCTGAACCCACGCAAGCTGATCGAGGTGAAGTTCTCTCACCTGAGCCGGAACATGACTATGCAACGCACCATGAAGCTGTACCGTCTGAATGAG tCCCCAAAGACGTCTGGCTTGCGGCCGATGACCAGGAAGGATGTCCCGGCCGTGCATCGCCTGCTCCTAGAGTACCTGAGCCAGTTCCACCTGGCCCCTGTCATGAGCCCCGAGGAGGTGGAGCACTGGCTGCTGCCCCAGGAGAGCATCATCGACACCTACCTGGTCGTA TCCTCTGGAGGCAAGGTGACGGACTTCCTGAGCTTCTACACGCTCCCCTCTACTATCATGAACCATCCAGTGCACCGCAGCCTCAAGGCAGCCTACTCCTTCTACAACgtgcacaccaccaccaccctgctGGACCTGATGTCTGACGCACTCATCCTGGCCAAGTCG AAAGGGTTTGACGTTTTCAATGCACTGGACCTGATGGAGAATAAGACTTTCCTTGAGAAGCTCAAGTTTGGCATCGGAGATGGGAATCTACAGTATTATCTGTACAATTGGAAGTGTCCTAGCATGGGATCAGAGAAG GTTGGCTTAGTACTACAGTGA
- the LOC139421126 gene encoding glycylpeptide N-tetradecanoyltransferase 1-like isoform X3 yields MADENETAPKPEKEEVEEDHGHCSDCENEEHHFDDGDKVQGDDSGAKKKKNKKKKKKSGANKEPAEEDPLGKVDVNSLPADKLQEIQKAIELFSVGQGPAKTMEEASRRSYQFWDTQPVPKLGEMVTSHGSIEPDKDNIREEPYSLPPGFTWDALDLGNAAVLKELYTLLNENYVEDDDNMFRFDYSPEFLLWALRPPGWLPQWHCGVRVNSNQKLVGFISAIPANIRIYDQDKKMVEINFLCVHKKLRSKRVAPVLIREITRRVNLKGIFQAVYTAGVVLPKPVGTCRYWHRSLNPRKLIEVKFSHLSRNMTMQRTMKLYRLNESPKTSGLRPMTRKDVPAVHRLLLEYLSQFHLAPVMSPEEVEHWLLPQESIIDTYLVVSSGGKVTDFLSFYTLPSTIMNHPVHRSLKAAYSFYNVHTTTTLLDLMSDALILAKSKGFDVFNALDLMENKTFLEKLKFGIGDGNLQYYLYNWKCPSMGSEKVGLVLQ; encoded by the exons ATGGCGGATGAGAATGAGACAGCACCGAAGCCGGAGAAAGAAGAGGTAGAAGAAGACCATGGACATTGCAGTGATTGCGAAAATGAAGAGCATCACTTTGATGATGG TGACAAGGTCCAGGGAGATGACAGTGGTgccaagaagaagaaaaacaaaaagaagaagaagaagtctgGGGCAAATAAAGAACCTGCAGAGGAGGATCCGCTAGGCAAGGTAGAT gtGAACTCGCTGCCTGCTGATAAGCTGCAGGAGATCCAAAAGGCAATTGAACTTTTCTCTGTAGGCCAGGGCCCTGCCAAAACCATGGAGGAGGCAAGCCGACGCAGCTACCAGTTCTGGGACACACAACCCGTCCCCAAGCTAG GGGAGATGGTGACATCACATGGTTCCATCGAGCCTGACAAAGACAACATCCGGGAGGAGCCCTACAGCCTTCCTCCAGGCTTCACGTGGGACGCCTTGGACCTGGGCAACGCCGCTGTG CTGAAGGAGCTGTACACTCTGCTCAATGAGAACTACGTGGAGGATGATGACAACATGTTCCGCTTCGACTACTCCCCAGAGTTCCTGCTCTG ggCTCTGCGCCCCCCCGGCTGGCTGCCCCAGTGGCACTGTGGGGTGAGGGTAAACTCCAACCAGAAGCTGGTGGGCTTCATCAGTGCCATCCCTGCCAACATCCGCATCTATGACCA AGATAAGAAGATGGTGGAGATCAACTTCCTGTGCGTCCACAAGAAGCTGCGCTCCAAGCGGGTAGCGCCAGTCCTGATCCGAGAGATCACCAGACGGGTCAACCTGAAGGGCATCTTCCAGGCTGTCTACACCGCTGGTGTGGTACTGCCCAAACCTGTGGGCACCTGCAG GTACTGGCATCGCTCTCTGAACCCACGCAAGCTGATCGAGGTGAAGTTCTCTCACCTGAGCCGGAACATGACTATGCAACGCACCATGAAGCTGTACCGTCTGAATGAG tCCCCAAAGACGTCTGGCTTGCGGCCGATGACCAGGAAGGATGTCCCGGCCGTGCATCGCCTGCTCCTAGAGTACCTGAGCCAGTTCCACCTGGCCCCTGTCATGAGCCCCGAGGAGGTGGAGCACTGGCTGCTGCCCCAGGAGAGCATCATCGACACCTACCTGGTCGTA TCCTCTGGAGGCAAGGTGACGGACTTCCTGAGCTTCTACACGCTCCCCTCTACTATCATGAACCATCCAGTGCACCGCAGCCTCAAGGCAGCCTACTCCTTCTACAACgtgcacaccaccaccaccctgctGGACCTGATGTCTGACGCACTCATCCTGGCCAAGTCG AAAGGGTTTGACGTTTTCAATGCACTGGACCTGATGGAGAATAAGACTTTCCTTGAGAAGCTCAAGTTTGGCATCGGAGATGGGAATCTACAGTATTATCTGTACAATTGGAAGTGTCCTAGCATGGGATCAGAGAAG GTTGGCTTAGTACTACAGTGA
- the LOC139421126 gene encoding glycylpeptide N-tetradecanoyltransferase 1-like isoform X5, translating to MADENETAPKPEKEEVEEDHGHCSDCENEEHHFDDGDKVQGDDSGAKKKKNKKKKKKSGANKEPAEEDPLGKVNSLPADKLQEIQKAIELFSVGQGPAKTMEEASRRSYQFWDTQPVPKLGEMVTSHGSIEPDKDNIREEPYSLPPGFTWDALDLGNAAVLKELYTLLNENYVEDDDNMFRFDYSPEFLLWALRPPGWLPQWHCGVRVNSNQKLVGFISAIPANIRIYDQDKKMVEINFLCVHKKLRSKRVAPVLIREITRRVNLKGIFQAVYTAGVVLPKPVGTCRYWHRSLNPRKLIEVKFSHLSRNMTMQRTMKLYRLNESPKTSGLRPMTRKDVPAVHRLLLEYLSQFHLAPVMSPEEVEHWLLPQESIIDTYLVVSSGGKVTDFLSFYTLPSTIMNHPVHRSLKAAYSFYNVHTTTTLLDLMSDALILAKSKGFDVFNALDLMENKTFLEKLKFGIGDGNLQYYLYNWKCPSMGSEKVGLVLQ from the exons ATGGCGGATGAGAATGAGACAGCACCGAAGCCGGAGAAAGAAGAGGTAGAAGAAGACCATGGACATTGCAGTGATTGCGAAAATGAAGAGCATCACTTTGATGATGG TGACAAGGTCCAGGGAGATGACAGTGGTgccaagaagaagaaaaacaaaaagaagaagaagaagtctgGGGCAAATAAAGAACCTGCAGAGGAGGATCCGCTAGGCAAG gtGAACTCGCTGCCTGCTGATAAGCTGCAGGAGATCCAAAAGGCAATTGAACTTTTCTCTGTAGGCCAGGGCCCTGCCAAAACCATGGAGGAGGCAAGCCGACGCAGCTACCAGTTCTGGGACACACAACCCGTCCCCAAGCTAG GGGAGATGGTGACATCACATGGTTCCATCGAGCCTGACAAAGACAACATCCGGGAGGAGCCCTACAGCCTTCCTCCAGGCTTCACGTGGGACGCCTTGGACCTGGGCAACGCCGCTGTG CTGAAGGAGCTGTACACTCTGCTCAATGAGAACTACGTGGAGGATGATGACAACATGTTCCGCTTCGACTACTCCCCAGAGTTCCTGCTCTG ggCTCTGCGCCCCCCCGGCTGGCTGCCCCAGTGGCACTGTGGGGTGAGGGTAAACTCCAACCAGAAGCTGGTGGGCTTCATCAGTGCCATCCCTGCCAACATCCGCATCTATGACCA AGATAAGAAGATGGTGGAGATCAACTTCCTGTGCGTCCACAAGAAGCTGCGCTCCAAGCGGGTAGCGCCAGTCCTGATCCGAGAGATCACCAGACGGGTCAACCTGAAGGGCATCTTCCAGGCTGTCTACACCGCTGGTGTGGTACTGCCCAAACCTGTGGGCACCTGCAG GTACTGGCATCGCTCTCTGAACCCACGCAAGCTGATCGAGGTGAAGTTCTCTCACCTGAGCCGGAACATGACTATGCAACGCACCATGAAGCTGTACCGTCTGAATGAG tCCCCAAAGACGTCTGGCTTGCGGCCGATGACCAGGAAGGATGTCCCGGCCGTGCATCGCCTGCTCCTAGAGTACCTGAGCCAGTTCCACCTGGCCCCTGTCATGAGCCCCGAGGAGGTGGAGCACTGGCTGCTGCCCCAGGAGAGCATCATCGACACCTACCTGGTCGTA TCCTCTGGAGGCAAGGTGACGGACTTCCTGAGCTTCTACACGCTCCCCTCTACTATCATGAACCATCCAGTGCACCGCAGCCTCAAGGCAGCCTACTCCTTCTACAACgtgcacaccaccaccaccctgctGGACCTGATGTCTGACGCACTCATCCTGGCCAAGTCG AAAGGGTTTGACGTTTTCAATGCACTGGACCTGATGGAGAATAAGACTTTCCTTGAGAAGCTCAAGTTTGGCATCGGAGATGGGAATCTACAGTATTATCTGTACAATTGGAAGTGTCCTAGCATGGGATCAGAGAAG GTTGGCTTAGTACTACAGTGA
- the LOC139421126 gene encoding glycylpeptide N-tetradecanoyltransferase 1-like isoform X4 yields MADENETAPKPEKEEVEEDHGHCSDCENEEHHFDDGSDKVQGDDSGAKKKKNKKKKKKSGANKEPAEEDPLGKVNSLPADKLQEIQKAIELFSVGQGPAKTMEEASRRSYQFWDTQPVPKLGEMVTSHGSIEPDKDNIREEPYSLPPGFTWDALDLGNAAVLKELYTLLNENYVEDDDNMFRFDYSPEFLLWALRPPGWLPQWHCGVRVNSNQKLVGFISAIPANIRIYDQDKKMVEINFLCVHKKLRSKRVAPVLIREITRRVNLKGIFQAVYTAGVVLPKPVGTCRYWHRSLNPRKLIEVKFSHLSRNMTMQRTMKLYRLNESPKTSGLRPMTRKDVPAVHRLLLEYLSQFHLAPVMSPEEVEHWLLPQESIIDTYLVVSSGGKVTDFLSFYTLPSTIMNHPVHRSLKAAYSFYNVHTTTTLLDLMSDALILAKSKGFDVFNALDLMENKTFLEKLKFGIGDGNLQYYLYNWKCPSMGSEKVGLVLQ; encoded by the exons ATGGCGGATGAGAATGAGACAGCACCGAAGCCGGAGAAAGAAGAGGTAGAAGAAGACCATGGACATTGCAGTGATTGCGAAAATGAAGAGCATCACTTTGATGATGG TAGTGACAAGGTCCAGGGAGATGACAGTGGTgccaagaagaagaaaaacaaaaagaagaagaagaagtctgGGGCAAATAAAGAACCTGCAGAGGAGGATCCGCTAGGCAAG gtGAACTCGCTGCCTGCTGATAAGCTGCAGGAGATCCAAAAGGCAATTGAACTTTTCTCTGTAGGCCAGGGCCCTGCCAAAACCATGGAGGAGGCAAGCCGACGCAGCTACCAGTTCTGGGACACACAACCCGTCCCCAAGCTAG GGGAGATGGTGACATCACATGGTTCCATCGAGCCTGACAAAGACAACATCCGGGAGGAGCCCTACAGCCTTCCTCCAGGCTTCACGTGGGACGCCTTGGACCTGGGCAACGCCGCTGTG CTGAAGGAGCTGTACACTCTGCTCAATGAGAACTACGTGGAGGATGATGACAACATGTTCCGCTTCGACTACTCCCCAGAGTTCCTGCTCTG ggCTCTGCGCCCCCCCGGCTGGCTGCCCCAGTGGCACTGTGGGGTGAGGGTAAACTCCAACCAGAAGCTGGTGGGCTTCATCAGTGCCATCCCTGCCAACATCCGCATCTATGACCA AGATAAGAAGATGGTGGAGATCAACTTCCTGTGCGTCCACAAGAAGCTGCGCTCCAAGCGGGTAGCGCCAGTCCTGATCCGAGAGATCACCAGACGGGTCAACCTGAAGGGCATCTTCCAGGCTGTCTACACCGCTGGTGTGGTACTGCCCAAACCTGTGGGCACCTGCAG GTACTGGCATCGCTCTCTGAACCCACGCAAGCTGATCGAGGTGAAGTTCTCTCACCTGAGCCGGAACATGACTATGCAACGCACCATGAAGCTGTACCGTCTGAATGAG tCCCCAAAGACGTCTGGCTTGCGGCCGATGACCAGGAAGGATGTCCCGGCCGTGCATCGCCTGCTCCTAGAGTACCTGAGCCAGTTCCACCTGGCCCCTGTCATGAGCCCCGAGGAGGTGGAGCACTGGCTGCTGCCCCAGGAGAGCATCATCGACACCTACCTGGTCGTA TCCTCTGGAGGCAAGGTGACGGACTTCCTGAGCTTCTACACGCTCCCCTCTACTATCATGAACCATCCAGTGCACCGCAGCCTCAAGGCAGCCTACTCCTTCTACAACgtgcacaccaccaccaccctgctGGACCTGATGTCTGACGCACTCATCCTGGCCAAGTCG AAAGGGTTTGACGTTTTCAATGCACTGGACCTGATGGAGAATAAGACTTTCCTTGAGAAGCTCAAGTTTGGCATCGGAGATGGGAATCTACAGTATTATCTGTACAATTGGAAGTGTCCTAGCATGGGATCAGAGAAG GTTGGCTTAGTACTACAGTGA
- the LOC139421126 gene encoding glycylpeptide N-tetradecanoyltransferase 1-like isoform X2, with the protein MADENETAPKPEKEEVEEDHGHCSDCENEEHHFDDGSDKVQGDDSGAKKKKNKKKKKKSGANKEPAEEDPLGKVDVNSLPADKLQEIQKAIELFSVGQGPAKTMEEASRRSYQFWDTQPVPKLGEMVTSHGSIEPDKDNIREEPYSLPPGFTWDALDLGNAAVLKELYTLLNENYVEDDDNMFRFDYSPEFLLWALRPPGWLPQWHCGVRVNSNQKLVGFISAIPANIRIYDQDKKMVEINFLCVHKKLRSKRVAPVLIREITRRVNLKGIFQAVYTAGVVLPKPVGTCRYWHRSLNPRKLIEVKFSHLSRNMTMQRTMKLYRLNESPKTSGLRPMTRKDVPAVHRLLLEYLSQFHLAPVMSPEEVEHWLLPQESIIDTYLVVSSGGKVTDFLSFYTLPSTIMNHPVHRSLKAAYSFYNVHTTTTLLDLMSDALILAKSKGFDVFNALDLMENKTFLEKLKFGIGDGNLQYYLYNWKCPSMGSEKVGLVLQ; encoded by the exons ATGGCGGATGAGAATGAGACAGCACCGAAGCCGGAGAAAGAAGAGGTAGAAGAAGACCATGGACATTGCAGTGATTGCGAAAATGAAGAGCATCACTTTGATGATGG TAGTGACAAGGTCCAGGGAGATGACAGTGGTgccaagaagaagaaaaacaaaaagaagaagaagaagtctgGGGCAAATAAAGAACCTGCAGAGGAGGATCCGCTAGGCAAGGTAGAT gtGAACTCGCTGCCTGCTGATAAGCTGCAGGAGATCCAAAAGGCAATTGAACTTTTCTCTGTAGGCCAGGGCCCTGCCAAAACCATGGAGGAGGCAAGCCGACGCAGCTACCAGTTCTGGGACACACAACCCGTCCCCAAGCTAG GGGAGATGGTGACATCACATGGTTCCATCGAGCCTGACAAAGACAACATCCGGGAGGAGCCCTACAGCCTTCCTCCAGGCTTCACGTGGGACGCCTTGGACCTGGGCAACGCCGCTGTG CTGAAGGAGCTGTACACTCTGCTCAATGAGAACTACGTGGAGGATGATGACAACATGTTCCGCTTCGACTACTCCCCAGAGTTCCTGCTCTG ggCTCTGCGCCCCCCCGGCTGGCTGCCCCAGTGGCACTGTGGGGTGAGGGTAAACTCCAACCAGAAGCTGGTGGGCTTCATCAGTGCCATCCCTGCCAACATCCGCATCTATGACCA AGATAAGAAGATGGTGGAGATCAACTTCCTGTGCGTCCACAAGAAGCTGCGCTCCAAGCGGGTAGCGCCAGTCCTGATCCGAGAGATCACCAGACGGGTCAACCTGAAGGGCATCTTCCAGGCTGTCTACACCGCTGGTGTGGTACTGCCCAAACCTGTGGGCACCTGCAG GTACTGGCATCGCTCTCTGAACCCACGCAAGCTGATCGAGGTGAAGTTCTCTCACCTGAGCCGGAACATGACTATGCAACGCACCATGAAGCTGTACCGTCTGAATGAG tCCCCAAAGACGTCTGGCTTGCGGCCGATGACCAGGAAGGATGTCCCGGCCGTGCATCGCCTGCTCCTAGAGTACCTGAGCCAGTTCCACCTGGCCCCTGTCATGAGCCCCGAGGAGGTGGAGCACTGGCTGCTGCCCCAGGAGAGCATCATCGACACCTACCTGGTCGTA TCCTCTGGAGGCAAGGTGACGGACTTCCTGAGCTTCTACACGCTCCCCTCTACTATCATGAACCATCCAGTGCACCGCAGCCTCAAGGCAGCCTACTCCTTCTACAACgtgcacaccaccaccaccctgctGGACCTGATGTCTGACGCACTCATCCTGGCCAAGTCG AAAGGGTTTGACGTTTTCAATGCACTGGACCTGATGGAGAATAAGACTTTCCTTGAGAAGCTCAAGTTTGGCATCGGAGATGGGAATCTACAGTATTATCTGTACAATTGGAAGTGTCCTAGCATGGGATCAGAGAAG GTTGGCTTAGTACTACAGTGA